One window from the genome of Bacillus tianshenii encodes:
- the nosZ gene encoding Sec-dependent nitrous-oxide reductase, translating to MKKIISAVSGIAAGVVLSTVLFGNFSPATTTSQANAKNTNAEKVYVPFGEKDEYYLFASGGHSGQMFIYGVPSMRHIRTVPVFSPDSATGYGFDKHTKELMGDYTWGDLHHPAFSETNGDYDGKWMFATDVGNSRAAAMDLKTFTVKDIIDVPNTSGPHCAMFVTENTEYMFLPTRFAVPIASEYAPLDEYGETYKGIMSAVKFDEQKEKLNVEWQVALPPWSYDLSDAGKGVSKDWAVITTYNTEEATTNLEINASQADRDYIVLFNWKELEKMVQDGQYDEVTGQKMIFPEKHKGGIYLVPVAKSPHGVDVTPDGERFIASGKLAPAMTVFSFEKAFEAIEQQDFAGEKDGIPVLNYDSVVEREVDPENALGPLHTQFDDKGMAYTTMFISSEIVKWDPSTGETLDRVPVQYSPGHSVAAEGDTVDPDGKYLVALNKIAKDSYLSVGPSHPESMQLIDLSGEKMEVIQSAPVNPEPHYAQIIKADKLDPLKIYPKEEKRENSVWKQEDTRIERKGNEVHVYGIAMRSKFIFDAKAKRPDVIEVNEGDKVYIHLTNIDLDQDITHGFAINRYDLNMEVQPGQTNTIEFTADKAGTFPLYCTNFCSALHQEMTGYFLVKPKN from the coding sequence ATGAAGAAAATCATTTCAGCTGTATCAGGAATAGCTGCTGGTGTAGTGTTATCAACCGTTTTATTTGGTAATTTCTCTCCAGCAACTACAACTAGTCAAGCAAATGCTAAAAATACAAATGCAGAAAAGGTATATGTGCCATTTGGCGAAAAAGATGAATATTACTTATTTGCGTCAGGTGGTCACTCAGGTCAAATGTTCATTTATGGCGTGCCTTCTATGCGTCACATTCGTACAGTGCCTGTCTTTTCACCAGATTCAGCAACAGGGTATGGATTTGATAAACATACGAAAGAATTAATGGGTGATTATACGTGGGGAGACCTTCATCATCCAGCCTTTTCTGAAACAAATGGGGATTATGATGGAAAATGGATGTTTGCTACAGATGTAGGAAACAGCCGCGCAGCTGCGATGGATCTGAAGACTTTTACAGTTAAAGATATTATCGATGTACCAAATACAAGCGGCCCACACTGTGCAATGTTCGTTACTGAAAATACAGAGTACATGTTCTTGCCAACACGTTTTGCTGTTCCGATTGCTAGTGAATATGCTCCGTTAGATGAGTATGGCGAAACATACAAAGGAATTATGTCAGCAGTAAAATTTGACGAGCAAAAAGAAAAGCTGAATGTTGAATGGCAAGTTGCTTTACCACCTTGGTCTTATGACTTATCTGATGCTGGTAAAGGAGTATCAAAAGATTGGGCTGTTATTACAACCTATAATACAGAAGAAGCAACAACGAACTTAGAAATTAACGCATCTCAAGCAGACCGTGACTATATCGTCCTTTTCAACTGGAAAGAGCTTGAGAAGATGGTTCAAGACGGACAATATGATGAAGTAACAGGACAAAAAATGATTTTCCCTGAAAAGCATAAAGGCGGTATCTATCTTGTTCCTGTAGCAAAATCTCCACACGGAGTAGATGTAACACCTGATGGTGAGCGATTCATTGCTTCAGGTAAATTAGCACCAGCGATGACAGTATTCTCTTTTGAAAAAGCATTCGAAGCAATTGAGCAACAAGATTTTGCTGGCGAAAAAGATGGTATTCCAGTCTTGAATTATGATTCTGTTGTAGAGCGTGAAGTAGACCCTGAAAATGCATTAGGACCACTTCATACACAATTTGATGACAAAGGTATGGCATATACAACGATGTTCATCTCATCTGAAATCGTGAAATGGGATCCGTCTACAGGTGAAACGCTAGATCGTGTACCTGTTCAATATTCACCAGGTCACTCAGTAGCTGCTGAAGGTGACACTGTTGACCCAGATGGTAAATATCTCGTCGCTCTTAATAAGATTGCAAAAGATAGTTATTTATCAGTAGGTCCATCTCATCCAGAATCTATGCAATTGATTGATCTTTCTGGCGAAAAGATGGAAGTTATTCAGTCAGCGCCAGTTAACCCTGAGCCACACTATGCGCAAATCATTAAAGCAGACAAACTTGACCCATTGAAAATTTATCCGAAAGAAGAGAAGCGTGAGAACTCAGTATGGAAGCAAGAAGATACACGGATTGAACGTAAAGGTAATGAAGTTCATGTATATGGAATTGCAATGCGTTCTAAGTTTATCTTCGATGCAAAAGCAAAACGCCCAGATGTGATTGAAGTAAATGAAGGCGATAAAGTATACATCCACCTTACAAACATTGATTTGGATCAAGATATTACACACGGTTTTGCGATTAACCGTTATGACTTGAATATGGAAGTACAGCCTGGACAAACAAATACAATTGAATTCACAGCTGACAAAGCTGGTACATTCCCATTGTATTGCACAAACTTCTGCTCAGCACTTCATCAAGAGATGACAGGTTACTTCCTTGTTAAACCGAAAAATTAA
- a CDS encoding cytochrome c, with the protein MNKNIIIFVICAVIGFGGGYLFFKFSSPVQQAGSDSAVEDKVAEEQPEEQASEAEQPTAQVDNILAEKGCLSCHAVSSLDLEGGATGPDLSTAYGNVEGKHGKPIDEFLKEPTSAVMSSVISGNPLSDEEIDKIVEVLKEASEK; encoded by the coding sequence GTGAACAAAAACATCATTATTTTTGTGATTTGTGCAGTCATTGGATTTGGTGGGGGTTACTTGTTCTTCAAGTTTAGCTCGCCTGTTCAACAAGCTGGCAGTGATTCAGCTGTAGAAGACAAAGTGGCTGAAGAGCAGCCTGAAGAACAAGCAAGTGAAGCCGAGCAACCAACTGCTCAAGTAGATAATATTTTGGCGGAAAAAGGGTGTCTTTCATGCCATGCCGTTTCAAGTCTTGATCTTGAAGGCGGAGCCACAGGACCTGACCTTTCAACTGCTTACGGTAATGTAGAAGGGAAACACGGAAAGCCAATCGATGAATTTTTGAAAGAACCAACATCTGCTGTTATGTCCAGCGTAATCTCAGGCAATCCACTTTCTGATGAAGAAATTGATAAGATTGTAGAAGTTTTAAAAGAGGCATCTGAAAAATAA
- the dat gene encoding D-amino-acid transaminase has product MSVGFVNGKFIDIDEKVLPIDERGHQFGDGVYEVIRVYHGRMFAAKQHLERLERSTKAIKIALPYPIEEIKEIIEEGIERSGYLDAEVYLQVTRGIVQRQHLFPDVAPSLTMTVRPARQIPQEKRDNGVSAILLEDERWANCYIKSLNLLPNILAKQTAFEQEAMEAILHRDGIITEGSSSNIFIVVEGKLITPPLSRHILAGITREVVLELAKKLEIPVVEKQISLEEFKESDEIFFTSTSAEVMPVIELDGKAVGDGKPGKTTVQLQKAYRQLYMK; this is encoded by the coding sequence GTGAGCGTTGGGTTTGTTAATGGGAAATTTATTGATATAGATGAAAAAGTGTTACCAATTGATGAACGTGGTCATCAGTTTGGTGATGGTGTCTATGAAGTTATTCGTGTTTATCATGGAAGGATGTTTGCTGCAAAGCAACATTTAGAGCGGCTTGAAAGAAGTACGAAAGCGATAAAAATCGCCCTACCTTATCCAATAGAAGAGATTAAGGAAATTATTGAAGAAGGAATCGAAAGATCAGGTTATTTAGATGCAGAGGTCTACCTGCAGGTAACAAGAGGGATTGTACAGCGTCAACATTTGTTTCCAGATGTTGCACCATCACTCACAATGACAGTCCGTCCTGCACGTCAAATCCCTCAGGAAAAGAGAGATAATGGTGTTTCAGCCATTTTATTAGAGGATGAACGGTGGGCAAATTGTTATATTAAATCGTTGAACTTACTTCCTAATATTTTGGCAAAACAAACAGCATTTGAGCAGGAAGCAATGGAAGCTATTCTTCACAGAGATGGAATCATAACAGAAGGCTCAAGCAGTAACATCTTTATTGTTGTAGAGGGGAAATTGATAACGCCACCGTTAAGTCGTCACATCTTAGCTGGGATTACGAGAGAGGTTGTTTTGGAGCTTGCTAAGAAGTTAGAAATTCCAGTGGTTGAAAAGCAAATATCACTTGAGGAATTCAAAGAGAGTGACGAAATCTTTTTTACAAGTACGTCAGCGGAAGTTATGCCAGTCATTGAACTGGATGGAAAAGCAGTCGGTGATGGTAAGCCGGGAAAAACCACCGTGCAGTTACAGAAAGCTTATCGCCAATTATATATGAAATAG
- a CDS encoding CBS domain-containing protein has product MAVLQDIMTKDCAHAEPKDDLYTLAAKMKTHDVGFLPIIEKNELKGTLTDRDLVVKGLAKENSQNEIHAASIMTEKVITGFPNMEVEEASRLMQEHQIQRLPVVENGELKGIASIGDMATSKHADQSAGNALSEIKK; this is encoded by the coding sequence ATGGCTGTACTTCAAGACATCATGACGAAAGATTGTGCACATGCTGAGCCAAAGGATGATTTATATACGTTAGCCGCAAAGATGAAAACTCATGACGTTGGTTTTCTTCCTATCATTGAAAAAAATGAATTAAAAGGTACCCTTACTGACCGAGACCTTGTCGTTAAAGGATTAGCAAAAGAAAACTCTCAAAATGAAATTCATGCAGCAAGCATTATGACTGAGAAAGTGATTACAGGCTTTCCTAATATGGAAGTTGAAGAAGCATCACGTTTAATGCAAGAACATCAAATTCAACGTTTACCAGTCGTTGAAAACGGAGAATTAAAGGGCATTGCTTCTATTGGTGATATGGCAACATCAAAGCATGCAGATCAATCAGCAGGTAATGCTCTTAGCGAAATTAAAAAATAA
- a CDS encoding YjzC family protein yields MASRFKTGEKSPESGEFKFDGHVHEDSEGENTETIKVEEGEQFPPSPSTHKASYWVKA; encoded by the coding sequence ATGGCAAGTCGTTTTAAGACAGGGGAAAAATCTCCTGAAAGTGGTGAATTCAAATTTGATGGTCATGTTCACGAAGATTCTGAAGGCGAAAATACAGAAACAATCAAGGTTGAAGAAGGAGAACAATTTCCTCCTTCCCCTTCAACACACAAAGCATCATATTGGGTAAAAGCATAA
- the cysK gene encoding cysteine synthase A → MRVVNNMAELIGHTPLVKLNRITSPEGADVYMKLEMFNPSGSVKDRAAYNMMVEAEKAGLLKEGSTIIEPTSGNTGIGLAMNAAARGYQAILVMPDTMTQERINLLKAYGAKVVLTPGSEKMPGSIKKAKELAKEIPNSFVPMQFENSANPDAHRNTTATEIIEAMNELNKPLAAFVSTAGTGGTITGTGEELKKHYQDLTVHVVEPDGSPVLSGGKPGKHKLVGTSPGFIPDILNTDVYDEIFRIRDEQAYDITRRLAQEEGILVGTSAGAACYAALEVAKRKSPDEIVVVIAPDTGERYLSGDLFDFE, encoded by the coding sequence ATGCGTGTTGTAAATAATATGGCTGAATTAATCGGTCATACTCCACTAGTAAAGTTAAATCGCATCACTTCTCCAGAAGGTGCAGATGTTTATATGAAGCTTGAAATGTTTAACCCGAGTGGCAGCGTAAAAGACCGTGCTGCATATAATATGATGGTTGAAGCTGAAAAAGCAGGCTTATTAAAGGAAGGGTCTACAATCATTGAGCCAACGAGCGGAAATACTGGCATCGGTTTAGCGATGAACGCCGCTGCCCGTGGCTATCAGGCTATTCTCGTTATGCCTGATACCATGACACAGGAACGCATTAACCTTCTTAAAGCATACGGAGCAAAAGTAGTTCTAACACCTGGGTCTGAAAAAATGCCAGGATCAATTAAAAAAGCAAAAGAGCTTGCAAAAGAAATCCCTAACAGCTTTGTCCCAATGCAATTTGAAAATAGCGCAAATCCTGATGCCCATCGTAATACAACAGCAACTGAAATTATTGAAGCAATGAATGAACTTAACAAGCCTCTTGCAGCATTTGTGTCTACTGCTGGAACTGGCGGAACCATTACAGGTACAGGTGAAGAGCTGAAGAAGCATTATCAAGACTTAACTGTTCATGTTGTTGAACCAGACGGCTCACCTGTTTTGTCAGGTGGAAAGCCAGGAAAGCACAAGCTTGTCGGCACAAGTCCAGGCTTCATTCCTGATATCTTAAACACAGATGTATATGATGAAATTTTTCGAATCAGAGATGAGCAGGCATATGATATTACACGACGCCTTGCTCAAGAGGAAGGTATCTTAGTCGGAACTTCTGCAGGGGCAGCTTGCTATGCAGCATTAGAAGTTGCAAAACGAAAAAGCCCTGATGAAATTGTTGTCGTTATTGCGCCAGATACAGGTGAACGTTATCTTTCCGGCGATTTATTTGATTTTGAATAA
- a CDS encoding efflux RND transporter permease subunit, translating into MKLSDFSIKRPVFTIVTMLLFIILGIVSVIGTPLKLIPNINPPAGAVVVTYPGAGPKEVVEEVTKPLEESLATLSGLKNMTSTSQEGSSLILLEFTNKTNIEEVQDDIENAMNEANLPDEAVNLRFLKFDPSQIPIVQLAISTTDGNKTFEQKAKKLQQQLSQVDGVASADYQGLQVDEVKVQLKQSKLKEYGITQKDVVDLLQANNVSVPGSTIITGGKQLTTRIIRQLSSVEEIKNLVVSKKSDGSNLLLNELGTIKIAPSSQETITRNNQQPALLMSVFQQSDSNTATVSKQFNRKLNNLLEKEEYTQLDAAILFDQGEYVQKAIKSMGSALVLGGTFAMIVLFFFLRNFKTPFIIGVSIPFSVIVTFVLIYFAGFTLNIMTLGGLALGIGMLVDNSIVVIENIYRHLNMGKHAKKAASEGTKEVGVPIIASTLTTVAVFLPVVFITGIIGDLFKEFSFTIAFSLLASLFVALTVVPMMASRILKPTPENVEEKRLNSRVLRSLEKSIKWALAHRISVLLLTGLFLALGILGITQTGTEFLPQSDQGFFSINVEMENGSALTETDQTVKSIENVLSDEKIVKDYFSLVGSTQDQGPASPTNASMAQIFVSLIDANEREQTTSEFVAAVKDDIERAVTNAKQISFNQQSTAGTKPNTLTFNVRDNNEKRLTNAVQTINKTLTDFKDVTELTNNLAETKDELQVKIDTEAARSNGLAPGQIAEAVSSAMRGTKATKITTENNDVIDVDVSYGPEVKESKQSLANLLLKTPAGSYIPLDDVAIIETGDSPVTINRRNQEHAVEFTVKFSNETTLGEFKQAVQTEIESLDLSEEVEVNYTGDFELLGDTIKQLGMAFVLAVVFVYLVMAAQFESFKYPFVILFTVPLVFIGVSLGLTATQTPISATALIGLVVLAGIVVNNAIVLVDYINQLKEHGYRSYDAIVESVKVRTRPILMTAITTMLGLLPIALGLGEGTEIQQPMGITVIGGLVSSTFLTLFVIPVLYSYVDRDTRKHRAPSRSLKIPARLLQEQKENSNNEEVIKLLESLLETVKKSNK; encoded by the coding sequence ATGAAACTTAGTGATTTTTCGATAAAGCGCCCTGTTTTCACAATTGTTACGATGCTGCTTTTTATTATATTAGGAATCGTCTCTGTCATTGGCACCCCATTAAAATTAATTCCAAATATAAATCCTCCGGCTGGAGCTGTTGTCGTTACATATCCAGGAGCTGGGCCAAAGGAAGTTGTTGAGGAAGTTACGAAACCTCTCGAAGAAAGCTTAGCTACATTGTCTGGCTTAAAAAATATGACATCAACTTCACAAGAAGGCTCAAGCTTAATCCTATTAGAGTTCACGAATAAAACAAATATTGAGGAAGTCCAAGATGATATCGAAAATGCAATGAACGAAGCTAACCTTCCTGATGAAGCTGTTAACCTTAGGTTCTTAAAGTTCGATCCATCCCAGATTCCTATTGTTCAACTAGCAATCAGTACAACTGATGGAAACAAGACGTTTGAACAAAAGGCAAAGAAGCTCCAACAACAGCTCTCACAAGTGGACGGTGTCGCTAGTGCTGACTATCAAGGCTTGCAAGTAGATGAAGTCAAAGTCCAGCTTAAGCAAAGCAAGCTTAAAGAATATGGAATAACTCAAAAAGATGTCGTTGACCTTCTTCAAGCAAATAATGTCTCCGTTCCCGGCTCAACGATCATAACAGGCGGAAAGCAACTAACGACCCGTATTATTAGGCAACTGAGTTCTGTTGAAGAAATCAAAAACCTTGTCGTCTCAAAGAAAAGTGATGGAAGTAACTTACTTCTTAATGAGCTTGGTACGATTAAGATCGCTCCTTCTAGCCAAGAAACCATTACAAGAAATAATCAACAGCCTGCCCTGCTTATGAGTGTGTTTCAACAATCTGATTCAAACACAGCAACCGTTTCTAAACAGTTCAACCGAAAGCTTAACAACCTCTTAGAGAAAGAAGAATATACTCAGCTCGATGCCGCTATTCTTTTTGATCAAGGAGAATATGTACAGAAAGCGATTAAGAGCATGGGAAGTGCTCTCGTGCTCGGTGGAACGTTCGCAATGATAGTGTTATTCTTCTTCCTGCGAAATTTCAAGACGCCGTTCATTATTGGTGTTTCCATTCCTTTTTCTGTCATCGTTACATTTGTATTAATTTATTTTGCAGGCTTTACATTAAATATTATGACCCTTGGCGGTTTGGCCCTTGGGATTGGAATGCTTGTTGATAACTCGATTGTTGTTATCGAAAACATTTATCGCCACTTAAATATGGGAAAGCACGCAAAGAAAGCTGCATCAGAAGGCACAAAAGAAGTCGGGGTCCCAATTATCGCTTCCACCCTTACGACTGTAGCCGTATTTCTTCCTGTTGTCTTTATTACTGGGATTATCGGCGACCTTTTCAAAGAGTTTTCTTTCACAATTGCTTTCAGCCTGCTTGCTTCACTGTTCGTTGCTCTTACCGTTGTTCCAATGATGGCCAGCCGTATTTTGAAGCCGACTCCTGAAAATGTTGAAGAAAAGCGTCTGAATTCCCGTGTGCTTCGTTCTCTGGAAAAGAGTATTAAATGGGCACTTGCCCACCGCATAAGTGTGCTCCTTCTTACGGGATTATTTTTAGCACTCGGTATTTTAGGGATTACACAGACTGGTACAGAGTTTTTGCCACAATCTGATCAAGGCTTCTTCTCCATTAATGTTGAAATGGAAAATGGCTCAGCGCTTACTGAAACCGATCAAACTGTTAAAAGCATTGAAAACGTACTAAGTGACGAGAAAATAGTAAAGGATTATTTCAGCCTTGTTGGAAGCACACAGGACCAAGGTCCAGCCAGCCCAACGAATGCAAGCATGGCACAAATTTTCGTTTCATTAATTGACGCAAATGAACGTGAGCAAACAACAAGTGAGTTTGTTGCAGCTGTGAAAGATGATATTGAAAGAGCTGTTACAAATGCCAAACAAATTTCCTTTAACCAACAAAGCACGGCAGGAACAAAACCGAATACACTAACATTCAATGTGCGAGATAACAATGAAAAGCGCTTAACAAATGCCGTGCAAACCATTAATAAGACATTGACCGACTTCAAAGATGTCACTGAATTAACAAATAACTTAGCGGAAACAAAAGATGAGCTTCAAGTAAAAATAGACACAGAAGCTGCTAGAAGCAATGGGTTAGCACCCGGACAAATCGCTGAAGCTGTCAGCAGTGCCATGCGCGGAACGAAAGCAACTAAGATTACAACAGAAAATAATGATGTCATTGATGTAGATGTGAGCTATGGACCTGAAGTAAAAGAAAGTAAGCAGTCACTTGCAAACCTTTTATTAAAAACGCCCGCTGGTTCATATATTCCTCTCGATGATGTTGCGATTATTGAAACAGGGGACTCGCCAGTAACCATTAACCGAAGAAATCAAGAACACGCGGTTGAGTTTACAGTTAAATTTTCAAATGAAACGACATTAGGAGAATTTAAGCAAGCCGTTCAAACAGAAATCGAATCATTGGATTTAAGTGAAGAAGTCGAAGTCAATTACACCGGAGACTTTGAGCTATTAGGGGACACGATTAAGCAGCTTGGAATGGCGTTTGTACTGGCAGTTGTGTTTGTTTACTTAGTAATGGCAGCTCAATTTGAATCATTTAAATACCCGTTTGTTATTTTATTTACAGTTCCGCTCGTTTTCATTGGTGTATCTCTCGGGTTAACAGCCACACAGACACCAATAAGTGCTACAGCGCTGATTGGACTTGTCGTTCTTGCAGGAATTGTCGTTAACAATGCGATTGTCCTTGTCGATTACATTAACCAATTGAAAGAACATGGCTACCGTTCATATGATGCGATTGTTGAGTCTGTAAAAGTGAGAACAAGGCCCATTCTGATGACCGCGATTACAACCATGCTTGGGTTATTACCGATTGCCCTCGGCTTAGGGGAAGGAACAGAGATCCAGCAGCCAATGGGGATAACCGTTATTGGAGGATTAGTCAGCAGTACATTTCTAACTTTATTCGTCATTCCTGTACTGTATAGCTATGTAGACCGTGACACCCGTAAGCATCGTGCTCCAAGTAGAAGTCTCAAAATCCCGGCCCGCTTGCTTCAAGAGCAAAAAGAAAACTCAAACAATGAGGAAGTCATTAAACTGCTCGAAAGCCTTCTCGAAACAGTTAAGAAATCGAACAAATAG
- a CDS encoding L-fuculose-phosphate aldolase, with the protein MLLEQERRDIVAYSRKMLESGLTKGTGGNISIYNKEKNMMAISPSGIDYFEMTPEDVVVTDLKGNIVDGNRKPSSELDMHMIFYQKRDDLQAIVHTHSTFAKTIASLRWELPAVSYLVAYAGKNVRCAEYASFGTPELANNAYDAMIERRAVLLANHGLLAGAHDIENAFNIAEEIEFCAEIYYRAKTIGEPVILPDDEMERMLEKFKTYGQK; encoded by the coding sequence GTGCTGTTAGAGCAGGAAAGACGGGATATTGTTGCCTATTCCCGCAAGATGCTTGAATCAGGTCTTACAAAGGGAACGGGCGGAAACATAAGTATTTACAATAAAGAGAAGAATATGATGGCGATAAGTCCGAGTGGAATCGATTATTTCGAGATGACGCCAGAAGATGTTGTCGTGACAGACTTGAAGGGAAATATCGTTGACGGGAACCGAAAGCCTTCAAGTGAATTAGATATGCACATGATCTTTTATCAGAAGCGTGATGATTTGCAGGCGATTGTCCACACGCATTCAACCTTTGCAAAGACCATTGCTTCACTGCGTTGGGAGCTACCCGCAGTATCTTATTTAGTTGCTTATGCAGGGAAAAATGTTCGTTGTGCTGAATATGCTTCTTTCGGCACGCCGGAGCTCGCCAATAACGCATATGATGCAATGATAGAGCGAAGGGCAGTACTCCTTGCAAATCACGGTTTATTAGCAGGTGCGCATGATATTGAAAATGCTTTTAATATAGCCGAAGAAATTGAGTTTTGTGCGGAGATCTATTATCGTGCTAAAACAATCGGAGAGCCTGTCATTTTGCCTGACGATGAAATGGAACGGATGCTTGAAAAGTTTAAAACATATGGACAGAAGTAA
- the mtnK gene encoding S-methyl-5-thioribose kinase: MSKFDTYFLMKEEDVITYLKEKTSLFTLDSECSCEEIGDGNLNYVFRVVEEKTSKSVIVKQAGETARISDEFKLSTNRIRIESSALELQGKFAPGLVPEVFVYDNVMNCCVMEDLSDHEILRTALIHHKTFPQLAEDITTFMVQSLLLTTDVVMEHKEKKDSVGRYLNPELCEVTEDLVYTEPYNDCNNRNAVFPPNLEWVRREIYEEQALRLEVAKLKFDFMTKAQALLHGDLHTGSIFVKKDSTKVIDPEFAFYGPIGYDVGNVVANLIFAWANAKVTVADRAFTKWVEETIVDVINLFKQKFHKTWEDNVQDIMAKEKGFKEWYLESVLEDTAAVVGLELIRRIVGLAQVKDITSIEDESSRVRAERMCLSAAKQFIMKRTEFTTGEDFLQAVKEFEQVSI; this comes from the coding sequence GTGTCAAAATTTGATACGTATTTCTTAATGAAAGAAGAAGATGTCATTACTTATTTAAAAGAAAAAACATCCCTTTTTACATTAGATAGTGAATGTAGTTGTGAAGAAATTGGTGATGGTAATTTAAATTATGTGTTTCGTGTCGTTGAGGAGAAAACGTCCAAATCAGTGATCGTCAAACAAGCTGGAGAAACGGCGCGCATTTCTGATGAATTCAAGCTTTCAACAAACCGGATTCGGATCGAATCAAGTGCACTTGAGTTACAAGGAAAGTTTGCACCAGGATTAGTGCCGGAAGTGTTTGTTTATGATAATGTGATGAACTGTTGTGTAATGGAAGATTTGTCTGACCATGAAATCTTGCGCACTGCCCTCATTCACCACAAAACCTTCCCTCAGCTTGCCGAGGATATTACAACCTTTATGGTTCAATCATTATTATTAACAACAGACGTTGTCATGGAGCATAAAGAAAAGAAAGATAGTGTTGGCCGTTATTTAAACCCTGAGCTATGCGAAGTTACCGAGGACCTTGTTTATACTGAACCTTATAATGATTGCAATAATCGAAATGCTGTTTTTCCTCCGAATTTAGAATGGGTAAGGCGTGAAATATACGAAGAGCAAGCGCTGCGTCTTGAGGTGGCAAAGTTGAAGTTTGACTTTATGACAAAAGCACAAGCGTTATTGCATGGTGATTTGCATACAGGTTCGATTTTTGTGAAGAAAGATTCTACGAAAGTCATTGATCCTGAATTCGCCTTCTACGGACCGATTGGCTATGATGTTGGAAATGTCGTAGCAAACCTTATATTTGCTTGGGCCAACGCAAAAGTGACTGTAGCTGACAGAGCGTTTACTAAATGGGTCGAAGAGACGATTGTCGATGTTATTAACCTCTTCAAACAAAAGTTTCATAAGACTTGGGAAGATAACGTACAAGACATAATGGCAAAGGAAAAAGGATTCAAGGAATGGTATCTTGAGAGTGTTCTAGAGGACACAGCTGCGGTTGTAGGACTAGAATTAATTCGCCGAATTGTCGGACTGGCCCAAGTGAAGGATATTACCTCAATCGAAGACGAGTCATCCCGGGTTCGAGCAGAGCGGATGTGTCTTTCTGCTGCAAAACAATTTATAATGAAGCGTACTGAGTTTACAACTGGGGAAGATTTTTTACAAGCGGTGAAAGAGTTTGAGCAAGTTAGTATTTAA